The DNA window acatagAGTGTACTACGTTTCCATATAAAGTGTACAAAAATtcgtgtgagacgatctcacgggtcgtatttgtgagacggatatcttatttgggtcatccataaaaaaatattactttttatgctaagagtattactttttattgtgaatatgggtagggttgacccgtctcacagattaagatccgtgaaacagtttcacatgagacccactcaataTCAATTTAAGTGTATATAAGTACATCAAGCATTTTTCATTaactatatattaattattaactcgagatttatatatatgtgtagaagtataaaacaatatatatatatatatatatatatatatatatatatatatatatatatatatatatatatatatatatatatatatatatatatgagcatCCATTATCAACACAGAAAAATACACGTGAGAACGCCGACCCACACGTGTCTATCCCTCGTgtcactatatatatatatagttttgatatcctgcatACTTACCGTGCACACCTTTGTAGGCACCGATGATGTTTCACTCATCCATTGGAtgcacaatttttctatatttcatcacatccaataggtgagtgccacctcatcggtgctgtgcaggatatcaaaattatatatatatatatatatatatatatatatatatatatatatatatatgagcatCCATTATCAACACAGAAAAATACACGTGAGAACGCCGACCCCACACGTGTCTATCACTCGTGTCCCTCTCATCTCGCTCGTGTCAATTCAGGCCCTTCTACTCCTTTAGTCCTTTATGTGGATCTCTCGTCCTTGGCTTCTCCATTTGCCTCTTCTTGTccctatctcacaaaatactagACAACGAAATACAAACCACtacataaaatatatttttttattttaaattattcattacATTTATGGAATTAATTACGTTGGTGTAATAAATTATGaccttttaaaataatatatattagtatacttgtcatttttaaaataatataatacagTGGTTATTTCAAGCATCACTTTCGATTATTCTTCTATTGTTCTTAGAGAATTTCTCTATATATAATTGTACTTCTTACGATCCATAAAATTCAAACTCATGATCTTGATTCTTACACCCATGgtggaataaaaataaaagaaatattaGAATCGAAACTAAATCAACAATAGAGTTCCTCATATATCATACATGGAATCCAGTCTTTCTTTCTCTTGGATTTCATTATCGTTCTCCCATTCAATGCCGTTTTCAGTTAGGTAAGAGAGTGATATGTTTATGACTCAACAAACTAGGAGAAAAATACTCAGTTTAACTCTAGATTGATCCAGTTCGAAAAAATTCTTAACTAGATTTAGAGTATAATTTTCGTTAACAATTATCTTAATCTCTACAGTTCTTTCCTTATTAATATGATAGGTTAATTGTAACTACTAACTAGTATAGGCTAAAATGTATAGGTTTTTGTGTATATTTATTGTGTGCCACTCATATGTAGATAATCACACCAAAGTTCTATCATAAAATAATCTTACCGAAAAACCAAAATTTCTATTAATATATTCATTATATTAcatcataataatttattttttatttaatttcgtgggaactttttatattttttctgaaaatattttttttttttgggattttctcTCCTTCCCCAAACTAGGGGTGCAAACAACGAACCGAATCGAGccgaataatagtaaaaaattcaggctcgaattcggctcgaaataggtatattcgagttcgagctcgattcgaagttcgataatttcaaatatttgggctcgagctcggctcgaaatgaagttcgagttcgagttcggctcgaaatattcgaatatattcgtgaactattcgaattattgctcggatattaaggtttgaaagctcgaaatgctcgaaatatatatatatatatatatatatatatatatataattacattatattaataaaatattaaggctcgcgaactattcgcgagctatcgaacaaaataatttgggctcgagttcggctcgaaaaaaagttcgaacgtgttcgagttcggctcaaattcgataagttcgaatacgaatcgaatatttatcgagccggctcgaaaaactcgcgaacatgttcggttcgtttgcagccCTACCCCAAACAATGATAATCACTTGATTATAATTTTGGTATATTTGCATGGTCAAGGTTCACATATTGTGTGTGGCCAGATCAGTTATACAATGCCACTTGTCCACCCAATCCGCCTATATATGCCAGGTACAGTCCGTCACCCGATGGCACATACACCGCTCACGCACTAAAAGGTGTAGGGGTCCTTGCGCCTTCGATTTCTTGGTTTCTCGGCGCTCCTTCGTTGAATCCTCCGCCGATTTTCAACGAAGAAAAAGATGTTTATCGAGAGTTTTCAGGTTGACAGCCCGAATGTCAAGTATTCTGATGGTGAGATTCAGTCCGTGTACAATTATGAGACAACGGAGCTTGTTCACGAGAACAGAAATGGCACCTATCAATGGATTGTGAAGCCGAAGACCGTGAAATACGAGTTTAAGACCGATGCCCGTGTGCCTAAACTGGGGTAATTTGGTTGATTATGGAGTTAATGTGTGGCTGTTGCGAGATTATGGCCCATGCATTTCAATTATTGTGTTTCATTTCgtgttttctgattttttgttttcttgtcGTGGGTTTTGTAGGGTTATGCTTGTTGGATGGGGAGGCAACAATGGTTCGACCCTTACTGCTGGTGTCATTGCGAATCGAgagtgagttttttttttaaatataaatttggatatggttattttttttgtttttgaaaaatgGAATAGAATCAAACGTTTGTGGGATTTTGTTGGTGAATCTCAGGAGGAAATCTGTGAATTTGTGACTGTTggtaaaatattttcaagacAAGATTCTACGGAATAAGGAAACCACTTTTTGGAATTTATATCCGTATTCCTTGTAAAACAAAAAGATTCAATTTTTCATGTTTTTTCCTTGGTTCTCTGTCATTTTGTGGAAGCGTGACAAAATTTTTGAGACATGGGTTGAATGATTTTCAGAGGGATTTCATGGGCAACAAAAGACAAGGTTCAACAAGCCAATTATTTTGGGTCACTCACCCAGGCATCCTCAATCAGAGTTGGTTCTTTCAATGGGGAAGAAATCTATGCCCCATTCAAGAGCTTGCTCCCCATGGTATAGTACCCCTATGTTTCCTCTGAATCTCTGatgtatattttaatataatttacataaagtataaatgatttttgtttttgaacaTGAATAGGTGAACccagatgatattatatttgggggATGGGATATCAGTAACATGAACTTGGCCGATTCAATGGGAAGGGCTAAAGTATTAGATATTGATCTTCAGAAGCAGCTTAGGTCCTACATGGAACACATGGTTCCACTCCCAGGAATCTACGACCCAGATTTCATTGCTGCAAATCAAGAGTCACGTGCGGACAACGTGATCAAAGGAACCAAGAAACAACAAGTTGAGCAAGTTATAAAAGACATTAGGTACgtagttttaatttttttttatttcttcatgTCAATATATTATGGTATTCATGTCACTTGATTCAGGTTGGTGTCTTCTGCTATATAAGTCTGAACTTTACTTGGGCTTTAGGACGATTTTTCTACTGATTTTGGATCTCTGTGTATTCTGTGGGGCATGCTGAAATATGTAGAATTGTTCCTTGGCTAATGGCGTTGAATTTGTTGATTTTTTGAAATTGGATTTTTTGCTGTGATCAAGTGATGGTGGAGTTCACAAAGTGCCACGCATAATCTACTTGttgaaattaaattaagaaaataCATATGTTGTGTAGAAGAGATGAGGAACATCATAAGTTCACTTTTTTCAGCTGGGGCAGCAGGCAATGCCAGAACTAAGAGTTCAAGTAGAATGAAACAACTTATATATACATCACACCCCaattaatttttgcttaatacattgattgatatatgtaagttttttttaaagaaatcaGTTGGTGTGGTGGTGATTTTATCTGTCCTTTTGCAAAAAGTTTAAATTATGAAAAGAAGTGGGACAGGGGAAAGAGAGAATGTAATTTGACGGCTTATGCCTCGAACTACTTTGGTCCCCATCTTAAATTATTTGAACTCAGCCACTTTTTGGACAACTAGGCAACTATCATAACCCTTTGAACATAttccagattttttttaaaatatttgttttttttttttgaaaaaataacgTCAAGATGAGTTTCTGAGTTTTGTATTAACTTGGAGAGCTCTATGATTTTGTTAGGGAGTTTAAGGAGAAAAATAAGGTGGACAAGATAGTGGTGTTGTGGACAGCCAACACCGAAAGATACAGTAATGTTGTGGTCGGTCTCAATGATACAGTAGAAAGCCTTATGGCCTCGCTTGAGAGAAACGAGGCCGAAATATCTCCTTCAACCTTGTTTGCCATTGCTTGTATTCTTGAAAATGTGCCCTTCATCAATGGCAGCCCCCAAAACACTTTCGTTCCAGGTAAATTTAATCATCTTATAACCAAAATTTTCATGTCGAAAGTGGTAATTAATCATAGTCATCTCGATTGTCCAGGGCTGATTGATTTGGCGATTCAAAGGAACAGTTTGATAGGCGGAGATGATTTTAAGAGTGGCCAAACCAAGATGAAGTCAGTGCTTGTTGATTTTCTTGTTGGAGCTGGTATCAAGGTTCATCACATTCTTTTGATAAACTATGCGTCGTGTTCAAGATtgttttgtatatttttttggtgtgttaatttaattttgtttactGCTACAGCCAACATCAATAGTGAGCTATAATCATTTGGGAAACAATGATGGGATGAATCTGTCGGCGCCTCAAACTTTCCGGTCTAAGGAGATTTCTAAAAGCAATGTTGTTGACGACATGGTTGCTAGCAATGGCATCCTTTATGAACCTGGAGAGCACCCTGACCATGTGGTGGTTATCAAGGTATGACCACCATCAATTTTGATTTGCATATACATACTCAATACATATATATTGGTAATTTGCATTCTGGTAATAGAAAATTTTGTTAAATCTTGATTAATAACCTCATTTCCTGTGGGGTGGATGAACGTATAGTATGTGCCATACGTGGGAGATAGCAAGAGAGCTATGGATGAGTACATTTCGGAGATATTTATGGGAGGGAGAAGTACCATTGTGTTGCACAACACTTGTGAGGACTCTCTTCTTGCAGCTCCAATAATCTTGGATTTGGTCCTCATAGCGGAACTCAGCACTCGAATTCAGCTCAAAGCTGAGGAAGAGGTATTTCTTGCAATATCAGCATTCGAATGTATAGTATTACTACTGAGTACTGACATTAAAGCCCGTTTCGATTTTGTGCTCATAGAGTTTTATATATTCTTTTCATCTCCAATTTTACAGGGAAAATTCCACTCTTTCCACCCTGTGGCCACCATTCTCAGCTACCTTACCAAAGCTCCTCTGGTAAGTGAACTCCAaggaattttttgttttttttaataaaatgggaatcaaaatttatttttcttgataAAATAAATCGACATCAAGTCTAGTCCATTTCATTTACAATTTTTTAATGAAGATTCTGACTTTGGTCCCCCGGTCCAATATGGACCAGCAGCTGATAAAGTCGATGTGATCCTTTGATGTTGCAAACACCGTTGATAGCAAAACGTGTGGCTCATTATT is part of the Primulina eburnea isolate SZY01 chromosome 1, ASM2296580v1, whole genome shotgun sequence genome and encodes:
- the LOC140819161 gene encoding inositol-3-phosphate synthase produces the protein MFIESFQVDSPNVKYSDGEIQSVYNYETTELVHENRNGTYQWIVKPKTVKYEFKTDARVPKLGVMLVGWGGNNGSTLTAGVIANREGISWATKDKVQQANYFGSLTQASSIRVGSFNGEEIYAPFKSLLPMVNPDDIIFGGWDISNMNLADSMGRAKVLDIDLQKQLRSYMEHMVPLPGIYDPDFIAANQESRADNVIKGTKKQQVEQVIKDIREFKEKNKVDKIVVLWTANTERYSNVVVGLNDTVESLMASLERNEAEISPSTLFAIACILENVPFINGSPQNTFVPGLIDLAIQRNSLIGGDDFKSGQTKMKSVLVDFLVGAGIKPTSIVSYNHLGNNDGMNLSAPQTFRSKEISKSNVVDDMVASNGILYEPGEHPDHVVVIKYVPYVGDSKRAMDEYISEIFMGGRSTIVLHNTCEDSLLAAPIILDLVLIAELSTRIQLKAEEEGKFHSFHPVATILSYLTKAPLVPPGTPVVNALSKQRAMLENILRACVGLAPENNMILEYK